In Pseudomonadota bacterium, the following are encoded in one genomic region:
- a CDS encoding DCC1-like thiol-disulfide oxidoreductase family protein: protein MYRQILNLVRQGVAKRTPATGLGVFRIGFGLVVFQEVVFLYWFRHLIFDPVPYVDLASPIIHYLLLGWAMVAVFLVLGYHTRFAAVVNYLLWIVFVVFTPMWQDFDGGFDQLMIGSSFLLMFLPTERALSLDKLRKTLKYSTIAHRYVPPADASVLCYYIPMLFSLGLLYFDSAVHKLSAELWRNGMGAWLPATMPYYMSGIDLTWVLNNKPLQAIIGYALLIFQFVFVFLSCFRPFRVPLLLIGLAFHIGIILSLNIYPFGFGMLVHYALMVPFAWWRCLGRALQVQEPTLTVFYDEQCPLCNRTVITVQHFDVCKAIAFRGLQTHARQYRALDRISDDELLKDIYGLDRKGRLYLGLDTYVRIFIGMRYLAPLGWLMRMPGVYQLGQRIYRHIADGRTRIVCDEGCAVPPERPAPEDEPFKLLYERYIGTPRQLPVRVSKFLVLIIALQLNSTIHYGIFYRLKADPGASKITEVLAVMSNAVLGLSHTFLGITPHALYMHDHFAGYEHLLALTYRDQTGRERWLPFVNEEGRLVAPNWGRVQSMWANVAVTARIKRERLYRLIQKVTLFWGKEVGLDGANAEFTIKLKWIRVPMDWERDLRQKNISQPWQDIGKVIWKDGGMRVETPGIDIEALSRSK from the coding sequence TGATCTTCGACCCTGTCCCCTATGTCGATCTGGCCTCACCTATCATCCACTACCTGCTGCTGGGGTGGGCGATGGTCGCCGTGTTCCTGGTGCTGGGTTACCACACTCGCTTCGCGGCAGTCGTCAATTATCTTCTCTGGATCGTGTTCGTGGTGTTCACGCCGATGTGGCAGGACTTCGATGGAGGGTTCGACCAGCTCATGATCGGATCGAGCTTCCTTCTGATGTTCCTGCCCACCGAGCGGGCACTGTCCCTCGACAAGCTCCGTAAGACGCTCAAGTATTCGACCATTGCTCATCGTTACGTCCCGCCGGCCGACGCGTCGGTGCTCTGCTATTACATACCGATGCTGTTCTCCCTGGGGCTCCTTTACTTCGATTCGGCCGTTCACAAGCTGTCGGCCGAGCTCTGGCGTAACGGCATGGGGGCATGGCTGCCTGCCACCATGCCCTACTATATGTCCGGCATCGATTTGACCTGGGTCTTGAACAACAAGCCGCTACAGGCGATCATCGGGTACGCGCTGCTCATCTTTCAGTTCGTTTTTGTTTTTCTCTCCTGTTTCCGCCCTTTTCGCGTTCCCTTGCTCCTGATTGGGCTTGCGTTTCATATCGGCATCATTCTGTCCTTGAACATCTATCCGTTCGGCTTCGGAATGCTGGTGCATTATGCGCTGATGGTTCCGTTCGCTTGGTGGAGATGTCTCGGGAGGGCGCTACAGGTACAGGAACCGACGCTGACGGTGTTTTACGACGAACAATGCCCTTTGTGCAATAGAACCGTGATCACGGTGCAGCACTTCGATGTCTGCAAAGCGATCGCATTCAGAGGCCTGCAAACCCATGCCCGGCAGTATCGAGCGCTCGATCGGATATCCGACGATGAGCTATTGAAGGATATCTATGGCCTGGACCGGAAGGGCAGACTCTACCTCGGGCTCGACACCTACGTGCGGATCTTCATCGGCATGAGATACCTCGCGCCGTTGGGCTGGCTGATGAGGATGCCGGGGGTTTATCAACTGGGCCAACGCATCTACCGCCATATCGCCGACGGGCGCACCCGGATCGTATGCGACGAAGGCTGTGCTGTTCCGCCGGAACGACCTGCGCCGGAAGACGAACCATTCAAGCTGCTCTACGAGCGCTACATCGGCACGCCCCGCCAGCTTCCCGTCCGCGTCAGCAAGTTTCTGGTCTTGATCATTGCGCTTCAATTGAACAGCACGATTCACTATGGAATTTTCTATCGCCTGAAAGCTGATCCCGGCGCTTCGAAGATCACCGAGGTGCTGGCAGTGATGAGCAATGCGGTCTTGGGTCTTTCCCATACCTTTCTGGGTATCACGCCGCATGCGCTCTATATGCACGATCACTTCGCGGGCTATGAGCATTTGCTGGCGCTCACCTATCGGGACCAGACCGGCCGGGAGCGTTGGCTGCCGTTCGTCAACGAAGAAGGCAGGCTGGTCGCGCCGAACTGGGGGAGGGTTCAATCGATGTGGGCGAACGTGGCCGTCACCGCCAGGATCAAACGAGAACGCCTGTACCGACTGATTCAAAAAGTGACCCTCTTCTGGGGCAAGGAGGTCGGGCTCGATGGGGCGAACGCGGAGTTTACGATCAAGCTGAAGTGGATACGCGTGCCGATGGATTGGGAGAGGGACCTCCGCCAGAAAAACATCAGCCAGCCGTGGCAGGACATCGGGAAGGTCATCTGGAAGGACGGTGGGATGCGGGTCGAGACGCCCGGCATCGATATCGAGGCGTTATCGCGTTCGAAATGA